The Roseovarius sp. M141 genomic interval CTGAACCTCCTCTGGAAAAGATTCGTCAGCATCACCAAAGGGGGGTATCCCCAAACACCTTCGAGAAGATAACCGAGCTGGGCTGCGGAGACTGGACTGCGTCGCCCGTGCGGCTCACCGGCCAGATGAACTTGCCTGCCTCGAGACGTTTCAGATAGAGTGATGTGCCGACCCCCTCATGCCATAAAATCTTGACCAGATCGCCTTTGCGGTACGCGGAAGCAAAATATCTCTCCCGCATGCGGATCACGCCCGAGACCTTGCTGCACCTGCAATGCCAGCGTGTTCATGCCCCGCCGCATGTCAGTCACGCCATGCGGCGATCCAGACCTTCACGCCTGCCGGAAACGCGATCATTGCCCGTCCACCACTGACAGGATCCGCGCAAGCGCCTTCCGGCTCGACCCCGGTGGGCACGACAAGCCGACGGCCATTCGGCAGGGCTATCTCCACCTGAGAGTTCCGTGGAAGATCAGGGGGGGATCAACCGGCCCCGTTTGAGAGGCAGGGACACCCTTCGTGACGGTCACCGGGGCGAAGGATACCGGGCGGCCCGCACCAAGCTCACCGTTGCGATACTGTCGCCGCCAGATCGTCAACAGTGATCGGCAAATGCCATGCCGCCGCGCCGTCAGCTGTCACTTGCCGGTGGCCGACAAAACTTTCCTCGACGATCCGGAGCTTGCCCTCATCCGACCATTGCCGACGACGAATGCCATCGGCTGCAGAAGAACTTCGATTTGAGGGCGGTAAATGAAATCGGACATAACATCGGACTTATCATCGGATCGTAGCCAAAGTCAGACGAAGCCGCCGCCGGAGCCTTACCCTGCAAATGCCCGCTTATGCACGCTGGTGCGGTTTTTCTGGTCCGGTGTTGATGTGGCGTTGATGTAAACCGCACAAGCAAAAGCCCGACTGATTAGGTCGGACTTTAAGCTTTTGATTTAGCGTTGTTTTTTGGTTGCGGGAGTAGGATTTGAACCTACGACCTTCAGGTTATGAGCCGAAATATCTGCGATTCCAATAACTTAGATATTTCAGTGACTTACGCGCC includes:
- the tnpB gene encoding IS66 family insertion sequence element accessory protein TnpB; this encodes MVKILWHEGVGTSLYLKRLEAGKFIWPVSRTGDAVQSPQPSSVIFSKVFGDTPLW
- the tnpB gene encoding IS66 family insertion sequence element accessory protein TnpB, which encodes MRRGMNTLALQVQQGLGRDPHAGEIFCFRVPQRRSGQDFMA